The genome window CGATGGCGAACAGGCTGTCGCGCGGCATCGCCGAGTGGAAGCCGCCGCCGGTGGAGAAGTGCGGGGTGACCACCGGCCGGTGGTGGTCCACCGGCTCCGGGCGGCGCACCACCACGCCCTGGCGTTCCAGGAAGTCGGCCAGGCCGTCCACCTCGCGCCGGGCCAGTTCCACCAGCTCCGCCGGGAACCGGCGGCCCGCCCAGCCCGTCAGCGGGGCCCGGCCGTGCCGCGGGACCACGGCCCGCGCGGAGGGGTCCCACTCCGGGACGCGCATGTCGTCGACGATGCCGACGATCACCTCGCGCAACGGCTCCCATTCGGTGGCGACCCGCACCGGTGACGCGCTCTGCCGCGGCTGGTCCACGACCGGTTCCTGCAACTGCCAACTGCTCAAAGGAGTCTCCCATCCTCACGGCTACCTGCTGCCCGGCCGGCTGGCCCGGGGGCAAGGGATCAACTGACGGGGTCCGCCAGCGCGTGCGCCGGTCGAGTACCGCGCCGCAGGGTGCGCAGCTGCCCGACGGAGGCGTCCAGCGCACGCACGAGCAGCCGCACCGCCAGTTCCGGGTCCGCGGTGCTGCCGCAGGTGAACGCGTCCACGAACGCGGCGCCGAACTCCGGGTAGGTGTGCACGGACGCGTGCGACTCCGTCAGCATCGCGAGCACGGTCACGCCCTGCGGCTGGAACCGGTGGGAGCTCATCCCGCACACGGTGGCGCCCGCCGCGCCCAGCGCCTCTCCCAGCGCCCGGCGCAGGAACTCCTCGTCGTCGAGCAGTTCCGACTCGACCGACACCAGTTCGGCGATCACGTGCCTGCCTGCGAAGCGGTGCTCGCGGTCAGCCATGGCGGGCCACCTCGCCCACCGGCTCGCCGTCGGGTCCCAAGTGGACGGTCGGCAGCGGTGGGAAGCCGTTGAACCCGACGGTGGCGCAGCTGGCGGTGTACGCGCCCGCGGCGAGCACGTCCACGTGGTCTCCCGCGTGGAGGTCCAGCGGCAGGTGGTAGGTGTTGCGCTCGTACAGCACGTCGTCGCCGTCGCAGGTGGGCCCGGCGAGCACGACCGGCCCGGTGGGGCCGCCGTCGTGCGGCGTCGCCAGCGCGTAGGTGATGAACTCGTCCTCGGTCTCGGTCAGCCCGTTGTGCCTGCCCACGTCCAGATACACCCAGCGGTGCCGGTGCTCGTAGGCCTTGCGGGACACCAGCACGACCTCGCTGCGAAGCACACCGGCGTCGGCGACCACGG of Saccharopolyspora erythraea contains these proteins:
- the speD gene encoding adenosylmethionine decarboxylase, with protein sequence MADREHRFAGRHVIAELVSVESELLDDEEFLRRALGEALGAAGATVCGMSSHRFQPQGVTVLAMLTESHASVHTYPEFGAAFVDAFTCGSTADPELAVRLLVRALDASVGQLRTLRRGTRPAHALADPVS